From the Lathyrus oleraceus cultivar Zhongwan6 chromosome 4, CAAS_Psat_ZW6_1.0, whole genome shotgun sequence genome, one window contains:
- the LOC127136982 gene encoding uncharacterized protein LOC127136982, with amino-acid sequence MAKGGFPLQILMLTKNNYDNWSIKMKVLLGAQDVWDIVEKGFKEKDEASLSQGVKETLKESRKRDKKALFLIYQSVDEDTFEKISNATTVKEAWDKLQTCNKGVEQVKKIRLQTLKGDFERLFMEESESISDYFSRVLVVVNQLKRNGEDVDEVKVMEKILRTLNPSFDFIVTNIEENRDLKIMTIEQLMGSLQAYDEKQKRKIKQNEAMEKLLQINIKETNYANYNSQRGQGRGQDRGRG; translated from the coding sequence ATGGCGAAAGGAGGTTTCCCTTTGCAAATTCTGATGCTCACAAAGAACAACTATGACAATTGGAGCATCAAGATGAAGGTTCTACTAGGAGCTCAAGATGTGTGGGATATCGTTGAGAAAGGCTTCAAGGAGAAAGATGAAGCCTCGCTAAGCCAAGGTGTAAAGGAGACATTGAAGGAGTCAAGAAAGAGAGACAAGAAAGCTCTCTTCCTCATTTATCAATCGGTTGATGAAGATACATTTGAGAAGATCTCCAATGCAACGACGGTCAAAGAAGCATGGGACAAACTTCAAACTTGCAACAAAGGAGTGGAACAGGTGAAAAAGATTCGTCTTCAAACTCTTAAAGGTGATTTTGAACGTTTATTTATGGAAGAGTCTGAGTCAATTTCTGATTATTTTTCTCGAGTATTGGTCGTAGTCAATCAACTTAAAAGAAATGGCGAAGATGTTGATGAGGTGAAAGTCATGGAGAAAATACTTCGCACTTTAAATCCAAGTTTTGACTTCATTGTTACCAACATTGAAGAAAACAGGGATTTAAAGATCATGACTATTGAGCAACTCATGGGTTCCTTACAAGCATACgatgaaaaacaaaagagaaaaattaaacaaaatgaGGCTATGGAAAAACTACTACAAATCAACATAAAGGAAACAAACTATGCGAATTACAATAGTCAAAGAGGACAAGGTCGTGGCCAAGATCGTGGGCGAGGATGA